From one Planococcus citri chromosome 3, ihPlaCitr1.1, whole genome shotgun sequence genomic stretch:
- the LOC135839118 gene encoding luciferin sulfotransferase-like, with the protein MVQKKFIYEDLDPELERILIDTFTTKYRKNYKKCEGFLFPQSIKNFANAISEVKIRDDDVWVCTFPKAGTTWVQEMVWCLANGIDHEDVKKHINDRFAFLEFSALFDYTENLGLPENSVGDVEKLVSPRFIKTHLPFNLLPENLQNFSTNAKVIHVVRNPRDTLISYYHHCRLIEDYKGSFPQFVELFFKGTVPFGPFPAHLKGYLAHEDNPKILFLKYEEMQKDLKSVIHKTADFIGKPISESQVEKLLDHLSFSSMKQNPAVNFEPIVEMKKKLKMIDENDGHFMRRGVVGDWKDRLDSELCERFQKWEEETLNEIDFTFSV; encoded by the exons ATGGTTCAGAAAAAGTTCATTTACGAGGATTTAGATCCTGAATTGGAGCGAATTTTAATCGATACTTTTACCACtaagtatagaaaaaattataaaaaatgcgAAGGGTTTTTGTTTCCTCAGTCTATTAAAAATTTCGCCAACGCGATTAGTGAAGTGAAAATTCGAGATGATGATGTTTGGGTGTGTACTTTTCCTAAAGCGG GGACAACTTGGGTGCAGGAAATGGTCTGGTGTTTAGCTAATGGAATAGACCATGAAGATGTCAAGAAACATATCAATGATCGATTTGCATTCTTAGA ATTTTCAGCTCTATTTGATTACACCGAAAATTTGGGACTCCCTGAAAATTCAGTCGGAGATGTTGAAAAACTAGTTTCGCCTCGGTTCATTAAAACACATCTGCCATTCAACCTACTgcctgaaaatttacaaaatttttcaaccaatgcTAAA GTCATTCATGTTGTAAGAAATCCAAGAGATACGTTGATTTCATATTATCATCATTGCAGATTAATCGAAGACTACAAAGGATCTTTTCCTCAATTCGTCGAGTTGTTTTTTAAAGGAACAG tACCATTCGGACCATTCCCAGCTCACTTGAAAGGATACCTAGCGCACGAAGACAAcccaaaaatcctatttttgaaatacgaagaaatgcaaaaa GATTTAAAATCAGTGATCCATAAAACAGCAGATTTCATCGGCAAACCCATCAGTGAAAGTCAAGTGGAAAAGTTACTCGATCACTTATCGTTTTCCAGCATGAAACAAAATCCAGCCGTGAATTTCGAACCAATCgtcgaaatgaagaaaaaattgaaaatgattgacGAAAACGATGGGCATTTCATGCGTCGAGGAGTCGTTGGAGATTGGAAAGATAGACTGGATTCCGAACTATGCGAACGGTTCCAGAAATGGGAAGAAGAAACTTTGAATGAGATTGATTTTACGTTTTCTGTTTAA
- the LOC135839117 gene encoding luciferin sulfotransferase-like — protein sequence MAEEKFTYENLDSETNDLLLKYFTTPFRTGYIKCKGYVLPEYFREFGDRIRQMEIRDDDIWVCSFPKTGTTWTQEMVWCIGHNADLETAKEFLPRRFPFLEHSPLFDYRNLTANNPEIKFPPYVMDSIDYINKLPSPRFIKAHVPFELLPDKLQNYSTQAKIVYVARNPRDTCVSYYHHCKLLEGYKGPFDKFAQLFLEGNITFGPFFNHIKGYWKQRNNPNVLFLKYEEMKQDLKSVIYKTADFIEKSIDEEDVEKLLDHLSFSSMKVNRAVNYEPVIEINKKYKLIEEDGSFMRKGEIGEWKETMDSDLCERFEKWEKENLDEIDFTFSI from the exons ATGGCCGAGGAAAAGTTCACATATGAAAATTTGGATAGTGAAACGAACGATTTGTTACTGAAGTATTTTACGACACCTTTTCGAACTGGATACATCAAGTGCAAAGGATATGTATTGCCGGAGTACTTTAGAGAATTCGGAGACAGGATTAGACAGATGGAAATCAGAGACGATGATATTTGGGTTTGCTCGTTTCCAAAAACTG GAACTACCTGGACCCAGGAAATGGTATGGTGCATTGGACACAATGCTGATCTCGAAACAGCCAAAGAATTTCTTCCAAGACGTTTCCCATTTTTAGA GCATTCTCCATTATTTGATTATAGAAACTTAACGGCGAACAATCCAGAAATCAAATTCCCTCCGTACGTAATGGATTCGATTGATTATATAAACAAATTACCATCACCTCGATTTATCAAAGCTCATGTGCCTTTTGAACTACTGCCTgataaattgcaaaattattcCACTCAAGCTAAG ATTGTATATGTTGCAAGAAATCCCAGAGATACCTGCGTTTCTTATTATCACCATTGTAAATTATTAGAAGGATACAAAGGACCGTTTGATAAATTCGCGCAGTTGTTTTTAGAAGGAAATA tTACCTTCGGACCATTTTTCAATCATATAAAAGGATATTGGAAGCAAAGAAATAATCCGAATGTTTTGTTCTTGAAATACGAAGAGATGAAACag GACCTGAAATCAGTAATTTATAAAACAGCCGATTTCATCGAGAAAAGTATCGACGAAGAAGACGTCGAAAAACTCCTAGACCACCTATCATTCTCCAGCATGAAAGTAAACCGAGCCGTGAATTACGAACCGGTcatagaaataaataaaaaatacaaattgatCGAAGAAGATGGAAGTTTTATGCGAAAAGGAGAAATTGGCGAATGGAAGGAAACAATGGATTCGGATTTATgcgaaagatttgaaaaatgggaaaaggAAAACTTGGACGAGATCGATTTCACTTTTTCTATTTGA